A region of Halostella limicola DNA encodes the following proteins:
- a CDS encoding sigma factor-like helix-turn-helix DNA-binding protein translates to MDEDRFTTRRTSYLARITELRRSEAEAVAWSELGYSYGGIAKKMNSSKGTVKQYMHRAMAYYGLGISEPVMPDEEPPDYEPVGPEYLNELGDEVKKRWLRILDDQRDGLPQEWVAEIEDAAEEEHGIALHRL, encoded by the coding sequence ATGGATGAAGACCGATTCACAACACGTCGGACCAGTTACCTCGCCCGTATAACCGAACTTCGCCGGTCGGAAGCGGAGGCCGTCGCGTGGAGCGAGTTGGGCTACAGTTACGGCGGGATCGCGAAGAAGATGAACTCCTCGAAAGGCACGGTGAAGCAGTATATGCACCGTGCGATGGCGTACTACGGACTCGGGATTTCGGAGCCCGTGATGCCCGACGAGGAGCCGCCCGACTACGAACCGGTTGGTCCCGAGTACCTCAACGAGCTCGGCGATGAGGTGAAGAAGCGGTGGCTACGCATCCTCGACGACCAGCGCGACGGCCTCCCGCAGGAGTGGGTCGCGGAGATCGAAGACGCCGCGGAGGAAGAACACGGTATCGCTCTGCACCGCCTGTAA